One Palaemon carinicauda isolate YSFRI2023 chromosome 4, ASM3689809v2, whole genome shotgun sequence DNA segment encodes these proteins:
- the LOC137639053 gene encoding larval cuticle protein 65Ag1-like has protein sequence MKTSVMFLLLALATLSYADKTEERQIIQTLKNFKSFRNDFAAEGNKGKYAFAYHVGDSERAEERNEEGEVSGQYAFVAPEGDEYEFKYNADEDGYRVESEALPEAPEDTDDVKKAKEEFFQAYQKALELAEEDDYEYSEESYEDSDEDSESSEESSEESSEEDDDDDDEEEEEEGNGRGASPFGFRVPIPYNRK, from the exons ATGAAG ACCTCAGTAATGTTCCTCCTCCTGGCTTTGGCCACCCTTTCTTATGCTGACAAGACCGAAGAGAGGCAGATCATCCAAACTCTCAAAAACTTCAAGAGTTTCAGAAATGACTTCGCTGCCGAAGGCAACAAGGGCAAATATGC ATTTGCATACCATGTTGGCGACAGCGAACGCGCCGAAGAGCGTAACGAAGAGGGTGAAGTGAGTGGCCAATACGCTTTCGTAGCCCCCGAAGGTGACGAATACGAATTCAAATACAATGCCGACGAAGATGGTTACCGCGTAGAGAGCGAAGCCCTCCCCGAAGCTCCTGAAGATACCGACGACGTGAAGAAGGCCAAGGAAGAATTCTTCCAAGCTTACCAGAAGGCCCTTGAGCTCGCAGAAGAGGATGACTACGAATACTCCGAGGAGAGCTACGAAGATTCTGATGAGGATTCCGAATCCAGCGAAGAGTCCAGCGAAGAGTCCAGCgaagaagacgatgatgatgatgatgaggaagaagaagaagagggaaacgGTAGAGGAGCATCTCCTTTTGGATTCAGAGTGCCAATCCCATACAACAGGAAATAA